A segment of the Agrobacterium tumefaciens genome:
GCAGCGCTCGCGTCCGGTGCCGCATCGGACGAGCAATACCTCAAGAACAAGCTTGTCACAGCGAAGTTCTTCATGGAGCGTATCCTGCCGGAAACGGTACTGCGCAAGGCCCGCATTGAAACCGGTGCCGATACGACGATGGAACTGGCTGCCGAAGCATTCTGATAAAGCTGGCGCCCGTGCGCCGCAGGGAGATTGAGAAATGACCGAGGTTTATATTTACGATCACGTCCGCACACCGCGCGGACGCGGCAAGAAGGATGGTAGCCTGCACGAAGTGCCGTCCGTTCGCCTTGCCGCCAAGACGCTCGAAGCCATCCGCGACCGTAATGGACTGGACACGACCACCGTCGATGACATCATCATGGGCTGTGTTGATCCAGTCATGGATGCTGGCGCCGTCATTCCGAAAGCCGCAGCTTTTGAGGCCGGCTATTCGACCAGGGCACCCGGCATGCAGATCTCGCGCTTCTGCGCGTCGGGTTTGGACGCCATCAACTTCGCTGCTGGAAAGGTTGCAGCCGGTTCCGACGATATCGTCATTGCTGGCGGCGTCGAAAGCATGTCGCGCGTTGGCATGGGGATGTCTGGTGGCGCCTGGTACATGGACCCGTCGGTCAACTTCCCGGCCTTCTTCATGCCGCAGGGCGTTTCCGCTGATCTCATCGCCACCAAATACGGTTTCAACCGTGATGACGTGGACGCCTATGCGGTGGAAAGCCAGAAGCGCGCCGCCCACGCCTGGGAAAACGGCTACTTCAAAAATTCCGTCGTTCCTGTGAAGGACCGGAACGGCATCGTCATTCTCGACCGGGATGAGCATATGCGCCCGGGCACGGATATGCAGGCGCTTGCTTCGCTCAATGCATCCTTCCAGATGCCGGGTGAAATGGGTGGCTTCGAAGCTGTGGGCATCATGGCGCATCCGGAAGTCGAGCGGATCAACTACGTCCACCACGCTGGTAATTCTTCCGGCATCGTCGATGGCGCGGCGGCAGTGCTGGTCGGCTCGAAGGCCGGTGGTGAATCCATGGGCCTGAAGCCGCGAGCACGGATCAAGGCGTTCGCAAATATCGGCTCCGATCCGGCTTTGATGTTAACGGGTCCTGTGGACGTAACGGAAAAGCTGCTGAAGAAGACCGGCATGTCGTTATCGGATATCGACCTGTTCGAACTTAATGAGGCCTTTGCGGCTGTCGTGCTGCGCTACATGCAGGCCTTCGATATCAGCCACGACAAGATGAACGTCAACGGTGGTGCAATCGCCATGGGTCACCCGCTGGGTGCCACGGGCGCGATGATCCTGGGCACGGTGCTGGATGAACTGGAACGCCGTGATCTCAACACGGCGCTGGTCACGCTCTGCATCGGTGCAGGCATGGGCACGGCAACCGTCATTGAGCGCGTTTGATTTCGGGAGGAAACCGATGAGCTATACCAATTTCACCGTCGAAACCGACGCAGACGGCATTGCCCTTGTTACCTGGGACATGCCGGAAAAATCCATGAACGTCTTTACGGCGCTGGTCATGGAAGAGTTGAATGCAATCGTTGACGCAACGGTCGCGGACACTGCCGTAAAGGCCGTTGTCTTCACCTCCGGTAAAAGCACCTTCTCCGGTGGCGCTGACCTTTCGATGATCAAGTCAATGTTTTCCTTCTACCATGAGGAAAAGGCCAAGAACCCGGATCAGGCAGCGCAGAAGCTTTTTGATCTCGTCGGCAAGATGAATGGACTGTTCCGCAAGATCGAGACAAACGGCAAACCCTGGGTCTCTGCTATCAACGGCACCTGCATGGGCGGCGCATTTGAACTGTCGCTGGCCTGCCATGGCCGTGTGGCCTCGAACGCCAAGAGCGTCAAGATCGCCCTACCGGAAGTCAAGGTTGGCATCTTCCCCGGTGCTGGTGGCACCCAGCGTGTTCCCCGTCTGACAGATGCACAATCCGCCCTGCAGATGATGACGACAGGCCAGTCCTTGACCGCGCAGCGAGCCAAGGCCATGAACCTCGTACATCAGGTCGTGGAACCGGATCAGTTGATCGTGGCTGCCAAGCAGTTGATCAAGGACGGTCTGAAGCCTGTTGCTCCGTGGGACGAAAAGGGTTTCAAAGCCCCCGGCGGCGGCATCTGGACACCGGCGGCCGCGCAGCTTTGGCCGGCAGCCCCAGCCATCCTGCGGCGTGAAAGCGCCGGCAATTATCCGGCAGCGCTTGCCATCCTCAAATGCGTCTATGAAGGCCTGCAATTGCCCTTCGATACGGCATTGAAGGTCGAGCAACGCTATTTCACGGAAATTCTTCGTTCCAACGAAGCCTTCGCGATGATCCGCTCGCTGTTCATCTCCATGCAGGAGCTTGGTAAAGGCGCGCGTCGTCCTGCAGGCCAGCCGAAGAGCGACTTGAAACACGTCGGTGTTGTTGGCGCGGGCTTCATGGGAGCATCGATTGCTTATGTCACAGCCGTTGCCGGTCTCGATGTCACATTGATTGACCGTGATGACGAAGCGGCTGCCAAGGGCAAGGTGACTTGCGAGGGATTGGTCAAGGACAGCATCGGCAAGGGCCGCATGACACAGGAGGAGGGTGCTGCCATCCTCGCTCGCATCACGCCGACCTCTGATTACGCTGCTCTGAAAACCGCTAACTTGGTGATCGAAGCTGTGTTCGAAGATCGCGATGTGAAAAAGGCGGTGATCGAGCAGGTGGAAGCGGTACTGCCGGAAGGGGCAATCTTTGCCTCCAATACGTCAACCCTGCCGATCACCGGTCTTGCAAAGAATTCCAGGCGTCCGCTTGATTTTATCGGTATCCACTTCTTCTCGCCCGTTGAGAAGATGATGCTGACGGAGGTTATCCTTGGCAAGGAGACTGGCGACAAGGCTCTGGCTGTCGCATTGGACTACGTTGCGAAAATCAAAAAGACACCGATCGTGGTCAACGATACGCGTGGCTTCTTCGTCAATCGCTGCGTTCTGCGTTACATGGCGGAAAGCTATGACATGCTGATCGAAGGCGTTCCTGCCGCAATGATCGAGAACGCCGC
Coding sequences within it:
- a CDS encoding acetyl-CoA C-acetyltransferase, encoding MTEVYIYDHVRTPRGRGKKDGSLHEVPSVRLAAKTLEAIRDRNGLDTTTVDDIIMGCVDPVMDAGAVIPKAAAFEAGYSTRAPGMQISRFCASGLDAINFAAGKVAAGSDDIVIAGGVESMSRVGMGMSGGAWYMDPSVNFPAFFMPQGVSADLIATKYGFNRDDVDAYAVESQKRAAHAWENGYFKNSVVPVKDRNGIVILDRDEHMRPGTDMQALASLNASFQMPGEMGGFEAVGIMAHPEVERINYVHHAGNSSGIVDGAAAVLVGSKAGGESMGLKPRARIKAFANIGSDPALMLTGPVDVTEKLLKKTGMSLSDIDLFELNEAFAAVVLRYMQAFDISHDKMNVNGGAIAMGHPLGATGAMILGTVLDELERRDLNTALVTLCIGAGMGTATVIERV
- a CDS encoding 3-hydroxyacyl-CoA dehydrogenase, producing the protein MSYTNFTVETDADGIALVTWDMPEKSMNVFTALVMEELNAIVDATVADTAVKAVVFTSGKSTFSGGADLSMIKSMFSFYHEEKAKNPDQAAQKLFDLVGKMNGLFRKIETNGKPWVSAINGTCMGGAFELSLACHGRVASNAKSVKIALPEVKVGIFPGAGGTQRVPRLTDAQSALQMMTTGQSLTAQRAKAMNLVHQVVEPDQLIVAAKQLIKDGLKPVAPWDEKGFKAPGGGIWTPAAAQLWPAAPAILRRESAGNYPAALAILKCVYEGLQLPFDTALKVEQRYFTEILRSNEAFAMIRSLFISMQELGKGARRPAGQPKSDLKHVGVVGAGFMGASIAYVTAVAGLDVTLIDRDDEAAAKGKVTCEGLVKDSIGKGRMTQEEGAAILARITPTSDYAALKTANLVIEAVFEDRDVKKAVIEQVEAVLPEGAIFASNTSTLPITGLAKNSRRPLDFIGIHFFSPVEKMMLTEVILGKETGDKALAVALDYVAKIKKTPIVVNDTRGFFVNRCVLRYMAESYDMLIEGVPAAMIENAAKFAGMPVGPLALNDEVAIDLSYKILKATVTDLGEKAVDPRHMELVRKLVEDEGRFGRKNAKGFYDYPPKPAKKSLWPDLKTLYPQKKPEDVDMDVLKQRFLVTVALEAARTVEEGIVTDPREADVGSILGFGFAPYTGGALSYIDGMGVKTFVALAEKLAGIYGPRFQPTPLLKDMAAKDETFYGRFDPYADAAKAA